The Vibrio kanaloae genome has a window encoding:
- the purH gene encoding bifunctional phosphoribosylaminoimidazolecarboxamide formyltransferase/IMP cyclohydrolase, which produces MNNARPIRRALISVSDKTGIVEFAQALANRGVDILSTGGTARLLAEKGISVTEVSDYTGFPEMMDGRVKTLHPKVHGGVLGRRGQDDDVMETHGINPIDMVVVNLYPFAETVAKEGCTLADAVENIDIGGPTMVRSAAKNHKDVTIVVNAHDYERVVAEMDANEKSLTLETRFDLAIAAFEHTASYDGMIANYFGTMVPSYGENKEGDDESKFPRTFNQQFEKKQDMRYGENSHQAAAFYVEATPEEASVSTARQIQGKALSYNNIADTDAALECVKEFDQPACVIVKHANPCGVALGEDILEAYDRAFKTDPTSAFGGIIAFNRELDAATATAITERQFVEVIIAPSVSAEAVAIVAAKKNLRLLECGEWTTKTTGFDVKRVNGGLLVQDRDQGMVSEDDLKVVSKRQPTAEELKDALFCWKVAKYVKSNAIVYSKGDMTIGVGAGQMSRVYSAKIAGIKAADEGLQVEGCVMASDAFFPFRDGIDAAAEAGIKCVIQPGGSMRDDEVIAAADEHGMAMIFTGMRHFRH; this is translated from the coding sequence ATGAATAACGCTCGTCCAATTCGCCGCGCTCTCATCAGCGTATCAGACAAAACTGGTATCGTTGAATTTGCACAAGCTCTTGCTAACCGTGGTGTAGATATCTTATCTACTGGTGGCACTGCTCGCCTACTTGCTGAAAAAGGCATCTCTGTTACAGAAGTATCTGACTACACTGGTTTCCCTGAAATGATGGATGGCCGTGTTAAGACTCTACATCCAAAAGTTCATGGTGGTGTTCTAGGCCGTCGTGGCCAAGATGATGACGTGATGGAAACTCACGGTATCAACCCTATCGATATGGTTGTTGTAAACCTATACCCATTCGCAGAAACCGTTGCTAAAGAAGGTTGTACCCTTGCTGACGCTGTTGAGAACATCGACATCGGTGGCCCAACAATGGTTCGCTCTGCTGCTAAAAACCACAAAGACGTAACGATCGTTGTAAACGCACACGACTACGAGCGTGTTGTGGCTGAAATGGACGCGAACGAGAAATCTCTAACACTAGAGACTCGCTTCGACCTCGCTATCGCAGCATTCGAGCACACGGCTTCTTACGACGGCATGATCGCAAACTACTTCGGCACTATGGTTCCTAGCTACGGCGAGAACAAAGAAGGTGATGACGAGTCTAAATTCCCTCGCACGTTCAACCAACAGTTCGAGAAAAAACAAGACATGCGCTACGGTGAGAACAGCCACCAAGCAGCCGCATTCTACGTTGAAGCAACCCCTGAAGAAGCGTCAGTATCTACTGCTCGCCAAATTCAAGGTAAAGCGCTTTCTTACAACAACATCGCTGACACTGACGCTGCACTTGAGTGTGTGAAAGAGTTCGACCAGCCAGCATGTGTGATTGTTAAACACGCTAACCCATGTGGTGTCGCACTAGGTGAAGACATCCTAGAAGCTTACGACCGCGCATTCAAAACAGACCCAACATCTGCATTTGGCGGCATCATCGCTTTCAACCGTGAGCTAGACGCTGCAACAGCAACGGCTATCACTGAGCGTCAATTCGTTGAAGTTATCATTGCACCATCAGTTTCTGCTGAAGCAGTAGCAATCGTAGCGGCTAAGAAAAACCTTCGCCTACTTGAATGTGGTGAGTGGACAACGAAGACAACTGGCTTTGACGTTAAACGCGTTAACGGTGGTTTGCTAGTTCAAGACCGCGACCAAGGCATGGTGTCTGAAGATGACCTTAAAGTGGTTTCTAAGCGCCAACCTACAGCTGAAGAGCTAAAGGATGCCCTATTCTGCTGGAAAGTAGCGAAGTACGTTAAATCTAACGCTATCGTTTACTCAAAAGGCGATATGACAATCGGTGTAGGCGCTGGCCAAATGAGCCGCGTTTACTCTGCGAAAATCGCAGGCATCAAAGCGGCAGACGAAGGTCTACAGGTTGAAGGTTGTGTAATGGCATCTGACGCGTTCTTCCCATTCCGTGACGGTATCGACGCGGCAGCAGAAGCTGGCATCAAGTGTGTGATCCAACCGGGCGGCTCTATGCGTGATGACGAAGTTATCGCAGCAGCAGACGAACACGGCATGGCGATGATCTTTACGGGTATGCGCCACTTCCGCCACTAA
- the zntR gene encoding Zn(2+)-responsive transcriptional regulator, with product MFQIGELAKRCGVTADTLRFYEKNKLIAPASRSESGYRLYDENNQKQVTFILKSKELGLSLGEIKELLEISLEATQHSCAEVKSITSSKLEMIDEKITELTKIRTALKKINDACCGHIDDDASHCSILAALDSANLEKGRCCS from the coding sequence ATGTTTCAGATCGGTGAATTAGCGAAACGATGCGGTGTTACGGCCGATACCTTGCGATTTTATGAGAAGAATAAATTGATTGCTCCAGCCAGCCGCAGTGAGTCGGGTTATCGCCTGTATGACGAAAATAACCAGAAACAGGTGACGTTTATTCTCAAATCTAAAGAGTTAGGGCTGAGTTTGGGTGAGATTAAAGAATTGTTAGAGATTAGTCTTGAAGCGACTCAACACAGTTGCGCTGAAGTGAAGTCGATCACCTCTTCTAAGTTAGAGATGATTGATGAAAAGATAACGGAGCTTACTAAGATTCGAACGGCACTCAAGAAAATCAATGATGCCTGCTGTGGCCACATAGATGACGATGCGAGCCATTGTTCGATTCTGGCTGCCTTGGACTCAGCAAACCTTGAGAAGGGACGTTGTTGTAGCTAA
- the fis gene encoding DNA-binding transcriptional regulator Fis, whose amino-acid sequence MFEQNLTSEALTVTTVTSQDQITQKPLRDSVKASLKNYLAQLNGQEVSELYELVLAEVEQPLLDTIMQYTRGNQTRAATMMGINRGTLRKKLKKYGMN is encoded by the coding sequence ATGTTCGAACAAAATCTGACTTCAGAAGCATTGACAGTAACTACAGTTACATCACAAGACCAAATCACGCAGAAGCCACTACGTGACTCAGTTAAAGCATCATTGAAAAATTACCTTGCTCAATTAAACGGTCAAGAAGTCAGCGAGTTATACGAATTAGTATTAGCTGAAGTTGAACAGCCACTACTAGACACCATCATGCAGTACACTCGCGGTAATCAAACTCGCGCAGCAACCATGATGGGTATTAACCGCGGTACTCTTCGCAAGAAACTTAAAAAATACGGCATGAACTAA
- the dusB gene encoding tRNA dihydrouridine synthase DusB, protein MKIGNYQLKNNLIVAPMAGVTDRPFRELCLRYGAGMAVSEMMSSNPKVWKTSKSQQRMVHEGESGIRSVQIAGADPQLMAEAAQFNVDNGAQIIDINMGCPAKKVNKKLAGSALLQHPELIEDILKAVVNAVDVPVTLKTRTGWDTDNRNCVQIAKIAEDCGIQALALHGRTRACMYKGEAEYKHIKAAKQAVSIPVIANGDIDSPEKAKFVLEYTGADALMIGRPAQGRPWIFNEILHYLENGTTMDPLPISEVKDIMLGHVNALHEFYGEFLGPRIARKHVGWYLKEHEQASEFRRTFNAFEAGDLQLEALEGFFDNVAP, encoded by the coding sequence TTGAAAATCGGAAATTATCAACTTAAGAACAATCTAATCGTCGCTCCTATGGCTGGCGTAACGGATAGACCATTCCGCGAGTTGTGTCTTCGCTACGGTGCGGGGATGGCAGTCAGTGAAATGATGTCCTCCAATCCGAAAGTTTGGAAAACGTCAAAGTCTCAGCAGCGTATGGTACATGAAGGCGAATCGGGCATTCGTTCAGTGCAAATCGCTGGTGCAGATCCACAGCTTATGGCCGAGGCTGCTCAATTTAATGTCGATAACGGTGCGCAAATCATCGATATCAACATGGGTTGTCCTGCCAAAAAAGTGAATAAGAAGCTTGCGGGCTCAGCCTTACTGCAGCATCCAGAACTCATTGAAGACATTCTGAAAGCGGTGGTAAATGCTGTCGACGTTCCAGTAACGTTGAAAACGCGCACAGGCTGGGATACAGACAATAGAAACTGTGTCCAAATCGCGAAAATAGCCGAAGACTGCGGCATACAAGCTCTTGCGCTCCATGGAAGAACTCGCGCTTGTATGTACAAAGGTGAGGCAGAATACAAACACATTAAAGCAGCGAAACAAGCAGTATCTATTCCGGTTATCGCTAACGGTGATATCGATAGTCCGGAAAAAGCGAAGTTTGTGCTGGAGTACACCGGCGCTGATGCTTTAATGATAGGTCGACCTGCCCAAGGACGCCCTTGGATTTTTAACGAAATCCTACACTATTTGGAAAACGGTACCACGATGGATCCACTCCCGATTTCGGAAGTGAAAGACATCATGCTTGGTCATGTGAACGCTCTACATGAATTTTATGGCGAGTTTTTAGGCCCCCGAATTGCTCGTAAGCATGTGGGTTGGTACCTAAAAGAACATGAACAAGCGAGTGAGTTTCGCCGTACCTTTAACGCATTCGAAGCAGGTGATCTGCAGCTTGAAGCGCTAGAAGGTTTTTTTGATAACGTTGCACCATAA
- the prmA gene encoding 50S ribosomal protein L11 methyltransferase — MPWIQIKLNATNENAEQIGDMLMEETGALSVTFLDAQDTPVFEPLPGETRLWGDTDILALYDAETDTGVVLAQIKASNMFPADFAHKVEQIEDKDWEREWMDNFHPMKFGERLWICPSWRDIPEPDAVNVMLDPGLAFGTGTHPTTALCLEWLEGLDLAGKTVIDFGCGSGILAIAAIKLGAAKVIGIDIDPQALLASKDNAQRNGVAEQLEVFLPQDQPEGLLADVVVANILAGPLRDLSGIIKGLVKPNGVLAMSGVLDTQAEDVATYYRDELHIDPIIEQQEWCRISGRKQG, encoded by the coding sequence ATGCCTTGGATTCAAATCAAGCTTAATGCTACCAATGAAAATGCCGAACAAATCGGCGACATGTTAATGGAAGAGACTGGTGCTCTTTCTGTAACTTTCCTGGATGCACAAGATACCCCTGTATTTGAGCCTCTGCCGGGTGAAACTCGTCTTTGGGGTGATACTGATATTCTCGCGCTTTACGACGCTGAGACTGATACTGGTGTCGTTCTAGCGCAGATTAAAGCAAGCAACATGTTCCCTGCAGACTTTGCTCATAAAGTAGAGCAAATTGAAGACAAGGATTGGGAACGTGAATGGATGGACAACTTCCACCCAATGAAGTTTGGTGAGCGTTTATGGATCTGCCCTAGCTGGCGCGATATCCCTGAACCTGACGCTGTAAACGTAATGCTAGACCCAGGCCTTGCATTTGGTACTGGTACTCACCCGACAACGGCATTGTGTCTTGAGTGGCTTGAAGGCTTAGACCTGGCAGGCAAAACCGTGATCGACTTCGGTTGTGGCTCAGGCATCCTAGCGATCGCTGCGATCAAACTAGGCGCGGCAAAAGTTATCGGGATCGACATTGATCCTCAAGCTCTGCTTGCATCAAAAGACAACGCACAACGCAATGGCGTTGCTGAGCAACTAGAGGTGTTCTTGCCACAAGATCAACCGGAAGGTTTACTAGCAGACGTTGTGGTTGCCAACATTCTTGCAGGTCCATTACGCGACCTTTCTGGCATCATCAAAGGCCTAGTTAAGCCAAATGGTGTACTTGCGATGTCGGGTGTTTTAGATACACAAGCAGAAGATGTTGCGACTTATTATCGTGATGAGCTTCACATTGATCCGATCATTGAACAACAAGAATGGTGTCGAATCTCAGGTCGCAAGCAAGGCTAG
- the accC gene encoding acetyl-CoA carboxylase biotin carboxylase subunit: MLDKLVIANRGEIALRILRACKELGIKTVAVHSTADRDLKHVLLADETICIGPARGIDSYLNIPRIISAAEVTGAVAIHPGYGFLSENADFAEQVERSGFIFVGPKAETIRIMGDKVSAITSMKKAGVPCVPGSDGPLDDDDAKNKAHAKRIGFPVIIKASGGGGGRGMRVVRSEAELTEAIAMTRAEAKACFNNDMVYMEKFLENPRHIEVQVLADGQGNAIHLGERDCSMQRRHQKVVEEAPAPGITEEMRKYIGERCTRACLEIGYRGAGTFEFLYENGEFYFIEMNTRIQVEHTITEMVTGIDLVKEQLRIAAGQPLSFTQDDIKLRGHSIECRINAEDPVRFLPSPGKIQRFHAPGGMGVRWESHIYSGYTVPPHYDSMIGKLITYGENRDVAIARMKNALGEMIVEGINVNTELQLAIMNDENFQHGGANIHYLEKKLGLQ, encoded by the coding sequence ATGTTAGATAAATTAGTAATCGCAAACCGTGGTGAGATTGCACTACGTATTCTACGTGCATGTAAAGAACTTGGTATCAAAACGGTAGCGGTTCACTCAACGGCTGACCGCGATCTTAAGCACGTACTTCTTGCAGACGAAACCATCTGTATAGGCCCAGCTCGTGGTATCGATAGCTACCTGAACATTCCTCGTATCATCAGCGCAGCTGAAGTTACAGGTGCTGTTGCTATCCATCCAGGCTACGGTTTCCTATCTGAAAATGCAGATTTTGCAGAACAGGTAGAGCGCAGTGGTTTTATCTTCGTTGGTCCTAAAGCTGAAACCATTCGTATTATGGGTGACAAAGTGTCAGCTATCACATCAATGAAGAAAGCAGGCGTACCTTGTGTACCCGGTTCTGATGGCCCTCTTGATGATGACGATGCAAAAAACAAAGCGCACGCTAAGCGCATTGGTTTCCCAGTTATCATCAAAGCATCTGGCGGCGGTGGCGGTCGTGGTATGCGTGTTGTTCGTTCTGAAGCAGAACTAACAGAAGCTATCGCAATGACTCGCGCAGAAGCAAAAGCTTGTTTCAACAACGATATGGTTTACATGGAGAAATTCCTAGAAAACCCACGTCACATTGAGGTACAAGTACTTGCAGATGGCCAAGGCAATGCTATCCACCTTGGTGAGCGTGACTGTTCAATGCAGCGTCGTCACCAGAAAGTTGTGGAAGAAGCACCAGCTCCTGGTATCACTGAAGAGATGCGTAAGTACATCGGCGAACGTTGTACTCGTGCTTGTCTTGAGATTGGTTACCGCGGTGCAGGTACATTTGAATTCCTATACGAGAACGGTGAGTTCTACTTCATCGAAATGAACACTCGTATCCAGGTTGAGCACACGATTACTGAAATGGTAACGGGTATCGACCTAGTGAAAGAGCAACTGCGTATTGCTGCTGGTCAGCCTCTATCATTTACACAGGATGATATTAAGCTGCGCGGTCACTCAATCGAATGTCGTATCAATGCTGAAGATCCCGTTCGTTTCCTACCTTCACCAGGTAAGATTCAACGCTTCCACGCTCCAGGCGGCATGGGTGTACGTTGGGAATCTCATATATACAGTGGTTACACAGTGCCACCACACTATGATTCAATGATTGGTAAGCTAATCACTTACGGTGAGAACCGTGATGTTGCTATCGCTCGTATGAAGAACGCATTGGGTGAGATGATTGTTGAAGGTATTAACGTTAATACTGAGCTTCAATTGGCTATTATGAACGACGAAAACTTCCAACACGGTGGTGCAAACATCCACTACCTTGAGAAGAAGCTCGGTCTACAATAG
- the accB gene encoding acetyl-CoA carboxylase biotin carboxyl carrier protein, producing MDIRKIKKLIELVEESGISELEISEGEESVRISRNSTAPVAPVQYAAAPAPVAAPAPAAVPVAVEAAAPAAPTGHQVLSPMVGTFYGAPSPDAKPFVKVGQSVTAGETLCIVEAMKMMNQIEADKSGIVTAILVEDGQPVEFDQALVIIE from the coding sequence ATGGATATTCGCAAAATCAAAAAGCTAATCGAATTGGTTGAAGAGTCTGGTATTTCTGAACTAGAAATCTCTGAAGGTGAAGAGTCAGTACGAATCAGCCGTAACAGCACAGCTCCTGTCGCACCTGTTCAATATGCAGCAGCTCCTGCACCTGTAGCGGCTCCAGCTCCTGCAGCGGTACCTGTAGCAGTGGAAGCAGCAGCTCCTGCGGCTCCAACTGGTCACCAAGTTCTTTCTCCAATGGTCGGTACTTTCTACGGTGCTCCAAGCCCAGATGCAAAACCATTCGTTAAGGTTGGTCAATCTGTAACGGCTGGCGAAACCCTATGTATCGTTGAAGCAATGAAAATGATGAACCAAATCGAAGCTGATAAGTCTGGTATTGTGACAGCGATTCTAGTTGAAGATGGTCAACCAGTAGAATTCGACCAAGCTCTAGTAATTATCGAATAA
- the aroQ gene encoding type II 3-dehydroquinate dehydratase: MSTKFRILVLNGPNLNLLGLREPAHYGSQTLDQIISSLTEQAKTHDVELSHLQSNREYELIEAIHSASQSVDFIIINPAAFTHTSVALRDALLGVAIPFIEVHLSNVHAREPFRHHSYLSDKAEGVICGLGAQGYQFALTAALSKLNSK, translated from the coding sequence ATGTCTACAAAGTTTCGCATTCTAGTTTTAAATGGCCCAAACCTTAACCTGTTAGGCCTTCGAGAACCTGCACATTACGGTTCTCAAACACTTGACCAGATTATTAGCTCATTGACCGAGCAAGCGAAAACACATGATGTTGAGCTATCTCACTTACAGTCAAATCGCGAGTATGAACTGATTGAAGCTATCCATAGTGCTTCTCAAAGCGTTGATTTCATTATTATCAACCCAGCCGCCTTTACACATACCAGTGTGGCACTGCGAGATGCACTACTTGGTGTTGCTATCCCATTTATTGAGGTTCACCTATCGAATGTTCACGCGCGTGAACCGTTCCGTCACCACTCTTACCTATCTGATAAAGCAGAAGGTGTGATTTGTGGCTTAGGGGCCCAAGGTTATCAATTTGCTTTGACCGCTGCGCTCAGCAAGCTCAACTCAAAGTAA
- the acs gene encoding acetate--CoA ligase → MSEAHVYPVKENIKSTTHADNDTYLAMYQQSVSDPEGFWGEHGKIVDWIKPFTQVKNTSFDPGHIDIRWFEDGTLNVSANCIDRHLAERGDEVAIIWEGDDPADDKTLTFNELHKEVCLFSNALKEQGVRKGDVVCLYMPMVPEAAVAMLACTRIGAVHTVVFGGFSPEALSGRIIDSNSKVVITADEGVRGGRAVPLKKNVDEALTNPEVKNIEKVIVFKRTGGDVAWHEHRDVWWHDAIANVSADCPPEEMNAEDPLFILYTSGSTGKPKGVMHTTGGYLVYAAMTFKYVFDYQEGETFWCTADVGWITGHTYLVYGPLANGAKTILFEGVPNYPNTNRMSEVVDKHQVNILYTAPTAIRALMAKGNEAVEGTSRDSLRIMGSVGEPINPEAWEWYYKTIGNEQSPIVDTWWQTETGGILIAPLPGATDLKPGSATRPFFGVQPALVDNMGNIIEGATDGNLVILDSWPGQMRTVHGDHDRFEQTYFSTFKGMYFTSDGARRDEDGYYWITGRVDDVLNVSGHRMGTAEIESALVAFDKIAEAAIVGIPHDIKGQAIYAYITLNDGEFPTAELHKEVKDWVRKEIGPIATPDVLHWTDSLPKTRSGKIMRRILRKIATGDTGNLGDTSTLADPGVVDKLIAEKAELA, encoded by the coding sequence ATGAGTGAAGCCCACGTTTATCCGGTAAAAGAAAATATTAAATCAACCACACACGCGGATAATGACACTTACCTAGCCATGTACCAGCAATCTGTTTCTGACCCTGAAGGCTTTTGGGGTGAACACGGAAAAATCGTTGATTGGATTAAGCCTTTCACACAGGTAAAAAATACCTCTTTCGACCCTGGCCACATTGATATCCGTTGGTTTGAAGATGGCACGCTTAACGTTTCGGCTAACTGTATCGACCGCCATCTTGCTGAGCGCGGTGATGAAGTCGCTATAATCTGGGAAGGCGATGACCCTGCTGATGATAAAACCCTAACCTTTAATGAACTACACAAAGAAGTGTGCCTGTTTTCAAATGCTCTAAAAGAGCAAGGCGTACGTAAGGGTGATGTGGTTTGTTTATACATGCCAATGGTGCCAGAAGCGGCAGTTGCCATGCTGGCGTGTACCCGTATCGGTGCGGTTCACACGGTGGTATTTGGTGGTTTCTCACCAGAAGCACTGTCTGGTCGTATTATCGATTCAAACTCTAAAGTCGTGATCACTGCCGATGAAGGCGTGCGTGGCGGCCGTGCGGTTCCATTGAAGAAAAATGTTGATGAAGCACTAACGAATCCTGAAGTGAAAAACATCGAGAAGGTCATCGTATTCAAGCGCACTGGCGGTGATGTTGCTTGGCATGAACATCGTGATGTGTGGTGGCATGATGCTATCGCAAACGTATCGGCAGATTGCCCACCTGAAGAGATGAACGCAGAAGACCCACTATTCATCCTTTATACGTCAGGCTCTACGGGTAAACCTAAGGGTGTTATGCACACCACAGGTGGCTACCTAGTATATGCAGCAATGACCTTCAAATACGTATTCGATTACCAAGAAGGCGAGACTTTCTGGTGTACTGCGGATGTGGGTTGGATTACCGGTCACACTTACCTTGTTTACGGACCGCTTGCCAATGGTGCAAAAACCATTCTGTTTGAAGGCGTGCCGAACTACCCGAACACTAACCGCATGAGCGAAGTGGTCGATAAGCACCAAGTTAATATTCTTTATACTGCGCCAACTGCAATTCGTGCGCTGATGGCGAAAGGGAACGAAGCCGTAGAAGGCACTTCTCGTGACAGCCTAAGAATCATGGGCTCCGTAGGTGAGCCTATCAACCCAGAAGCGTGGGAGTGGTACTACAAAACGATTGGTAATGAGCAATCTCCAATTGTCGATACTTGGTGGCAAACAGAAACGGGCGGCATCTTAATCGCACCACTACCGGGCGCAACCGATCTAAAACCGGGCTCCGCAACTCGCCCATTCTTCGGTGTGCAACCGGCACTGGTTGATAACATGGGTAATATTATTGAGGGTGCAACCGACGGCAACCTTGTGATTCTTGACTCTTGGCCAGGCCAAATGCGTACTGTCCATGGCGATCATGATCGTTTTGAACAGACTTACTTCTCTACGTTTAAAGGCATGTACTTTACCAGTGATGGTGCTCGTCGTGATGAAGACGGTTACTACTGGATCACTGGCCGTGTCGATGACGTGCTTAACGTATCTGGTCACCGTATGGGTACCGCTGAGATTGAATCGGCTCTAGTGGCGTTCGATAAAATTGCAGAGGCAGCGATTGTAGGTATTCCTCACGATATTAAAGGCCAAGCAATTTATGCTTATATCACCCTTAATGATGGTGAGTTTCCAACTGCGGAGCTACATAAAGAAGTGAAAGATTGGGTACGTAAAGAGATTGGCCCAATCGCAACACCCGACGTCCTGCATTGGACAGACTCTTTGCCAAAAACTCGTTCGGGTAAAATCATGCGCCGTATCCTACGTAAGATAGCCACAGGTGATACGGGTAACTTAGGTGATACTTCGACACTGGCAGATCCAGGTGTGGTAGATAAGCTCATCGCCGAGAAAGCCGAACTGGCATAA
- a CDS encoding 3'-5' exonuclease, translated as MNRLVRYYWHYKLKGSPYQPLFAAPVIHEYVSLDCETTSLDPNQAELVTIAATKIIGNRIITSQPFEVRLRAPQSLDCNSIKIHRIRHQDLKHGIEEKQALIELLNFIGNRPLVGYHIRYDKKILDRTCLKQLGFPLPNRLVEVSQLYQDTLERQLPNAYFDLSMDAICRQLDLPISTNKHDALQDAISAALIFIRLKYGDLPRFNSSYS; from the coding sequence ATGAATAGGTTGGTTCGCTATTACTGGCATTACAAGCTCAAAGGCTCTCCGTATCAGCCTCTGTTTGCTGCGCCTGTTATTCATGAATATGTATCACTCGACTGTGAAACCACCAGCCTCGACCCTAATCAGGCGGAATTAGTCACTATTGCAGCGACCAAGATCATCGGTAACCGAATCATTACCAGCCAACCTTTTGAAGTTCGACTACGAGCGCCTCAATCGCTCGATTGCAATTCCATCAAAATCCACCGTATTCGCCATCAAGATCTTAAGCACGGCATTGAAGAAAAACAGGCTTTAATCGAGCTACTGAACTTCATCGGTAATAGACCTTTAGTCGGCTATCACATCCGCTATGATAAAAAGATTCTCGACCGCACCTGTTTAAAACAGCTTGGATTTCCGCTGCCTAACCGATTAGTCGAAGTGAGCCAGCTTTATCAAGACACACTCGAAAGACAGCTGCCTAATGCCTATTTCGATCTCAGTATGGACGCCATCTGTCGTCAGCTCGATTTGCCTATCTCCACCAATAAACATGATGCATTACAAGACGCTATCTCTGCAGCACTGATCTTTATTCGTCTAAAATATGGTGATCTACCTCGCTTCAACTCCTCTTATTCTTAA